Proteins co-encoded in one Cricetulus griseus strain 17A/GY chromosome 1 unlocalized genomic scaffold, alternate assembly CriGri-PICRH-1.0 chr1_1, whole genome shotgun sequence genomic window:
- the LOC113831044 gene encoding alpha-defensin 9-like isoform X2, whose protein sequence is MKTLVLLSALVLLAFQALADPLPEATEEVKNEEQPGSEDQDVSIILGNPEGSVLQGQASADLKCKCRKRSCRGSEHVSGICKIGPLRGVFCCR, encoded by the exons ATGAAGACACTTGTCCTCCTCTCTGCCCTTGTCTTGCTGGCCTTTCAGGCCCTGGCTGACCCTCTGCCAGAAGCAACTGAGGAGGTTAAAAATGAGGAGCAGCCAGGATCAGAGGACCAAGATGTTTCCATCATACTTGGAAACCCAGAAGGCTCTGTTCTTCAAGGTCAAG CCTCAGCAGACCTGAAATGCAAATGTAGAAAAAGATCCTGCAGAGGTTCTGAACATGTCTCTGGGATATGCAAAATAGGTCCATTACGTGGGGTATTCTGCTGCCGCTGA